GCCCGAAGATCCCGTGGGTACGAAATTCCCGCGCCAGCTCCCGGCCACCCGCAACATTGGAGGTGAGCACCAGCGCGGCGGAGGGGAAATCCACCAGCGGCAGCGCCCCGGAACCGGCCCGCCCAACCGTTTTCTCCACACGCACCCCCCAGCGCCCGACCCCGATGCGCTCGAGCTCGGGGAGCAGCGCCTCCGCACGCTTCAAGAGCTCGTCGCCGGTGGCGGAAAGAAGGCGGTACGCGGGCAGCTCGTCCTCCCGCCCTGCGAGGTAAAAGTCGAGGGTCGCGGCCAGGCCGGCGAGCACCACCTTGTCCAGCCGCACCGCCCGGGCGAGGGGGTGACGGACGCAGCCCTCCACCAGGTCCGCCCGACCGACGACTATCCCGGCCTGGGGCCCGCCGAAGAGCTTGTCGCCGGAGAAGCAAACCATGTCCACGCCCGCTTTCAGGGCCGCCGTCACGTCTTCCGCCCCCGGAGCCCAGGGGACCTCCCGGACCAGACCGGACCCCTGGTCGTAGATTATAGGGAGCCCGCGGGAATGCGCCAGTTCCGCCAGCTCGACGAGCGACGGCTCGGTGAAGCGGCCCTCGAGGCGGAAGTTGGAACGGTGGGCCGTAAAAATGGCACCCGTGTTCTCCCCAACCGCTTCGGCGTAGTCGCTGACGGTGGTTCGGTTGACGCTCCCCACCTCCCGCAGGGTGCAGCCCGATTGGCGCATCACCGAGGGCATGGCGAAGGACCCGCCGATGGCGACCAGACGGGACACGCCTACGACGACCTCGCGCCCCGCGGCCGTGGCGGCCAGGGTAAGAAGCGTGGCCGCGGCGTTGTTGTTGAAGGCGCAACCGGGAAGGCCGAACAGCCGTTCGCAGCGCTCCCGGACGGCCTCCTGCCGCCGGCCCCGCACACCCGTCGGGACGTCAATTTCCACCTCGGCCGCCCGAGACGCGGCGACGATGGCGGCTACGACCTCGTCCGCCAGGGGGGCGCGACCCAGGCCCGTGTGGAGGACCACGCCGGTGAGATTGAACGCTTTTTTTACGCCGGTCATACCATCTCTTTGATCGGATAAACCTTAGACAAGTATGCAAAAATCAGTAAACCCTTGACAAGAGCCTCTTCGCTGTGTTAGTCTACGATAACTGTATCTGGAGGATACAGAACGAAAGAAAAAATTCGGGCGGCAGATCGTCCGAGAAAATCTCTCGGCGGGGAACACCCGTCAACACAAAAGGGAGTGAAATGAAGAAACTACTCATCGCCCTGCTGATCGGCGCCTTCTCGATCGTTCCACTGATTCTCATCGGTTGCGACGAGAGTAAAGATGCCGAAGCCGACGCCAACGCCACCACCGAAGAGGTCGTTCCGGAAGTGACCCCCGAAGTGACCGAGGGAACAACCACCGAGGTTGCGCCGACCACTGAGGTAGCTCCGACTGAGGAAGGTGCCGGAACGGTCGCCGAGCCCACCACGGAGACCACGGAAGAGCCCGTCACCCAGTAGCACCGCTCTCCATCTTCGTGAAAGGGGTCCCGATGGGGCCCCTTATTTTATAAGGTGGCCCTTGACGGCTTTAATTTTTTGTGCTAGATAAATTTAGTCGTGTAAAAAACCAAAAATGAAGAAGGTAACCTCATGACCAGGACGATAACATTTTTGCTCTGCGCCGTCGCCTTCTCGGCCGCGCTCGGTTTCACCGGCGCCATCGGCGTTTCGTCCCCGAGCCGGGCCGA
The bacterium genome window above contains:
- the selA gene encoding L-seryl-tRNA(Sec) selenium transferase, with the protein product MTGVKKAFNLTGVVLHTGLGRAPLADEVVAAIVAASRAAEVEIDVPTGVRGRRQEAVRERCERLFGLPGCAFNNNAAATLLTLAATAAGREVVVGVSRLVAIGGSFAMPSVMRQSGCTLREVGSVNRTTVSDYAEAVGENTGAIFTAHRSNFRLEGRFTEPSLVELAELAHSRGLPIIYDQGSGLVREVPWAPGAEDVTAALKAGVDMVCFSGDKLFGGPQAGIVVGRADLVEGCVRHPLARAVRLDKVVLAGLAATLDFYLAGREDELPAYRLLSATGDELLKRAEALLPELERIGVGRWGVRVEKTVGRAGSGALPLVDFPSAALVLTSNVAGGRELAREFRTHGIFGRVEDERLLLDLRALLPEEEGGFLAAVSAAAPRP